TGTTTGATGTTATCCAGGTATTTACCACGGGCATTTACGGCGGATTCGAGGGAGTCAGCACGCATTTTAAGGTGTATAAACTCCTTACGCTGCTTTAGATCGCCATATCCGGGAATATAATAACGCAACGGCGTAAATACTATGGTAGCAACAGTAATGGCTACCAGTAATACAAAAAGGGTACTCAGCGCCACATAAACGCTCATTCTCGACAACTTGAATGATGTAACTTCTTCATAGGACTCATCATTCATAATTACCAGCCGATACTTGTGACTGAGCTGTTGTAAATTTCTTTTTTTCTTTTTATTCCCCTTAATTGCCATTGCAGTTTTTTCGTTTTCAGGCGGCTAAAGTTAATCATATTTGTTTTATTTGCTCACCCGTTTATTTTTATTAAGAAGATTTGAAAATATTATCTTGTGGCGGGAATGATACTTTTGTCTGATTATCAGTAGATTATTTAAATTCCGATAATCAGATTTTACACATTTTTACAGTATCTTTAAAATATTTTTGTAATCTGGAAGTTATATATATTTAGCCTATTCACCCTGGCATCCATGAATCGCAAGTTATTATTACTGAAATACACTATTACATTACTGTTCGTATTGTGCATGGGATTACCAGTGGTAAGGGCGCAGAATATGCCTCGCAACCAGGCACAACGCCCGCCCCAAAGCCAATCCCAGCCAAATTCCCAGGGTAATAATACCCAGGCGAAGCCACTATTCAAACCTAAAGACCCTACACAGGTCAGAGTACAGGACAGACGTACCCCCGCTGAAATTATGCTGGAAAAGAAGAAATGGACGCTATACCGTGCATTCTGGCAAAACCTGGCTACCCGATATAATTACGAATACCACGCAAAACTGAAACTGGATAAAACCATCCGTAAAGTAAGCCGCGACGGGAAAGACAACTATAATGTACTATTACCTTTCTATCCGTTTACCTTCAAAAACCAGAACTTCAGCAAAGGTGAACTGGATTCTGTGATTGAAAAAAGCTCTACCGGTATACAGCTCCACGACCCCCGTGGTAAATGGATCCCGGACCTCTACGTGCTCATGGGAAGGGCCTACTTCTATGAAGGAGACCTGGACAATGCCAACAATACTTTCAAATACGTCAACATCGCCTTCGCGCCAAAGAATAAAAAAGAATATAAAACGGTCATCGGTTCTGCGGAAAATGATCATATTTCCATTGCTACCAAAGAAAATACAAAAGGAGTACTGGCGCCTTTCCGCCATAAACGTGCCCGTAACGATGCTTTCCTCTGGAGAGCCCGTACGCTGGTAGAAATGAAGGAATTCGACGAAGTACAGTCGCTCCTCAACGTACTGGCCAACGACCCCAAATTCCCGAAACGACTGGAAGGATCCGTTGCAGAAGTACGTGCCTACAGCAACTATATTCAGGGCCGCTACCCTGAAACAATCGGGCCTTTGCAGGTAGCGATCGAAAAAAGTCATGATAAAGTATCCAAAACAAGGATGTCCTTTATCCTCGGGCAACTCTATGCACAGCAACACCAGCCTGATTCTGCCATCGACCAGTTTAAAGGGGTAATTCACCGGAAGCCGGATGCCATGATGGATTTCCAGGCACGCATACAGATCGCCAGACTGAATGCTACCCGTGAAGGTGGCAACGTGGAACAGAGCATCGAAGGGCTGAAACATATGCTCAGAAAAGATAGGTTCCAGCCTTACCGCGACGCTATCCTCTTTACAATGGGTTCATTGTCTTACCCTAAAGATCCGGAAGCTGCGCTGGGATATATGAAGAAATCACTGAAAGTACCTAGCAATAACCTTATTCAACGCGCTATCACCTATAAAGGCATTGCAGATATTTACTACACACAACGTAAATACCTCGATGCAAAAAATTATTACGACAGCACTGTCAGTGTCATGAAGCCTGATTTTGCAGATTATGAAGTGATAAAAACCCGCGCAAGCGTGTTAGGCGACGTCGCTGCCAGGGTAGCGCTGATCCAGCGGGAGGATAGCCTGCAACGTATTGCGAACATGCAGGAATCTGACCGTAATATCTTCCTGACAAAACTGGCGGTATCTATCAAAAAAGATGCTGCCGAAAAGAAAAAAGAACAGGCACTGGCAGATGCCCAGGCTGCTTCCGGCTCCAATGTGGCCTTCGGCAGCAGCAACTTCTCCGGCGGAAATGGCTATTCACCACAGGCTGATGGTAATGGCGACTGGTATTTCTATAACCAGGGCGCTAAATCTGCCGGTTACTCTGAGTTCCGCCGCAAATGGGGCAACCGTGAACTGGCCGATAACTGGCGCCGTAGTCAGAACGCCCCCGCAGCCAATATCGCGGGTAATGGCAATAATGGGGCAACCATGCTCAATGCACCTACAGAAGGCGCTCCGGCACCGGTTCCGGCAGACAGCATGACGGCAGAAGTTCTGGCAAAAGGATTACCGCTCACACCTGATGCCATGAAAAAATCCATAGAAAAATGCCAGGCTGCCTGGTTTGATCTGGGGAAATTATATCATGATAAACTGGAAGATCTGCCACTGGCAATAGAAACATACGACAGTCTTTTACTGCTCTATCCCAACCATCCGCAGAAAGCAGAAGTATTATACTCCCTGTATGTCTGGAATGGTAAGATAAATCGTAATGACCTGGCCAATAAATACAAGAATCAGGTACTCAACGAATATGCACAAACGAATTTTGCAGACTTTATTCGTATGGGTGGGGCTAAGGATATAGATGCCGGTAAGAAAAAACAGATCAGCCAGGCGTACGATTCTGCCTATATCGCCTTTCAGAAAGGGAACTACGATGAGGCAATCGCTATGCGTAAGATGGTGGATTCTACCTACGGTATCAATTTCCTCCAGGCTAAGTTTGATCTGCTGCAGGCCATGATCACCGTGAAAACAGATACTTCCTTTGCCACAGATACTACCATGCGCTCCGTCAGAGCAGTACAGTATGTGGCCAATAAATATGCCGCCGATACAGCAGTTCATTCACAGGCACAGGCCTTACTGGATGCCTTGCAGAAACGCACGGAGTTATATAATTACCTGATAGCGCTGGAAGTAAAGAAAAACACCGATGGCCAGGGGCAGGTAGATGAAAACATCTCCATTACCTATCCATGGCAACATCCACAGCCAGCATTAACAGATAAGCTGAATACTGCCAAAACAAAAAATGACAGTATTAAAATCATTGCCGGAAATATTCAACAGGCGAAATCCAACCTGGCTACCACTACTACTCCGCCGCAGGTGGCAGTTGCCCCGCCGGCACCTCCATCCGCAGCCGCGGCAGACCCGGTAGTTACACCACCGCCGGCACCACCAAAACCGGTAACACCTTATAAATTGGATTCCAATAATCCGTATTTTGTGGTGCTGTCGTTTGGTAGAGTATCTAAAGACCTGATGGACGAAGGTTTGAACCAGTTTACCCGTTATAATGCCTCCAAGCATGCCACAGATAAAATTGAGGTAGGTAGTTTTGTACTTACTCCGAATGATATCATGCTGATCTTCAGGATTTTCCCTTCAGAAGATAAAGCCCTGGCGTATTTTGACGAGATCAGGGACGCTGCAACCGCCAACATTATTCCTAAGATCAAACCAGGAGATTACTCCTTCTTTGTGATTTCCAGGGATAACTTTATCCTGCTCAACAGTACGAAGGACCTCGCCGGCTACCGGAAGTTCTTCACAGATAACTATGTCACTCAGTAGGGAATATACAATTCCCGAAATTTCCATTAGCTTTGTCGGTCAAACTATTGGTGATAAAGCCAATTTAACAAATCAGAACGCGCATGAAAAAATCGGTGAAAATATTGTGGACAGCGGCTTTAGGGGTCTTAGCAGTATTTATCCTTTTAGTACTACTCGTCAATTTCCGGGTGATCGGCAGTATGCCTTCCATGGAAGAACTGGAGAACCCACGCGCTGCGCTGGCTTCCGAAGTAATCGCGGATGACGGCACCATTCTGGGAAAATATTATCAGGTAGATCGTTCCAGCAGTGACTATAATGAAATCTCTCCAAACGTTATTAACGCATTGATTGCCACAGAGGAAAGTCGTTTTTACGAGAACTCCGGCATTGATCCGATCGGTACTTTGGCGATTCCTTTTTATATGGCTATTGGTAAAAAACGTGGCTCCAGTACCATTACCCAACAGCTCGCATTAAACCTCCAGGCAGATGCTTTAGGCAAGAAAAGGGCCTCAAACCCCATCAGTCGCGCCTTTCAGAAGTTACAGGAGTGGATTATTGCAGTAAAACTGGAAAGGAATTTTACCAAGAAGGAAATTTTAACACTTTATTTAAATACGGTTTCTTTCGGCGATAACGTATACGGTATTGAAAATGGTGCCCGTACTTTCTTTAGTAAAGATGCCGGCCATTTATCCGTAGAAGAAGCTGCCGTACTGGTAGGTATGCTGAAAGGTAATACCCTCTACAACCCTCGTCGCAACCCTTCCATTGCAAGAGACCGCAGAAACCAGGTAATCCAGAACATGATAGATAATAAGTTCATCACCGAAGCAGAAGGTGCTGTAGCTAAATCTAAACCCATTGTGCTGCATTACAATAAAATTGACCATAACAAAGGACTGGCGCCTTACTTCCGTGAAGTGCTCCGCGATGAGCTGAAAACATGGGCCGCCAACCATACCAAGAGTGATGGCACTAACTATAATATCTATCGTGATGGTCTGAAAATTTATACTACCATCAACCCAAGAATGCAGTTATATGCAGAAGAAGCGGTAAGACATCACCTGATGACCTTGCAGAAATCACTCTTCGCACAGAACAATATCAAAACAGGCAGTGTGTGGAAAAACTGGCAGAAAGAGCTCTGGGGATTTGTCCAGGAATCTGACCGCTACCAGCAGATGAAAGAAGATGAGGCCTCTGATTCTACCATCATGCAGGCATTCAACACACCTGTTAAAATGAAGGTTTTTGCCTGGAACAGCTACACCAATCCTGACCTCAATGATGTGGATACCGTGATGACGCCGATGGACTCCATCAAGTACATGCGTGCCATCCTCCAGTCCGGTTTCATGGCCATGGACCCTGAGAGCGGTGAGGTGAAAGCCTGGGTAGGCGGACCGGATTTCCGTTACTTCAAAAACGATCACGTTTCTAAAATGCGTCGTCAGGTAGGTTCTACCTTTAAGCCTTTCCTCTATTGCTTTGCCATCATGAACGGCTTCACGCCATATACCATGCTGCCAAACGAGCCTATCTCCATAGACGGATGGACACCGCATAACTCTGAAGGTAGTACCGGTGGTTCTATCACCATGGCAGGCGCCCTGGCGAAATCACTCAACCTCGTAGCTGCTTACCTGATCAAGCAACTGGGCCCTAAAGCCTTTGCTGATTTCGTGAAAAATAAAGTTGGCTTTACTCCTAAAATAGATCCTTATCCTTCCATTGCATTGGGTGCGGTAGACTTATCGCTGTATGAAATGCTGCGTGCCTATACGATGTTCCCGGGACGAGGTATTAATACCAAACCAATTTACATTACCCGTATTGAAGACAGATATGGTAATATCCTGGAAACATTTGCGCCAGAAAAACGTGAGGTGATCGGTGAACACGATTCCTATACAATGGTGAAAATGATGGAAGGCGTTACTGGTCCGGGAGGAACGGCTAACCGTTTGCGTTTCCGTTATGGTATCCAGGGAGAAGTAGCTGGTAAAACAGGTACCACCAACGATAATACCGATGGATGGTTTATCGGTTATACACCTAAAATCCTGGCTGGTGCATGGGTAGGTTGTGAAAATAACTACATCCACTTCAGTACTACTGCCATGGGACAGGGTGCCAATACTGGTCTGCCGATCTGGGCTTATTTCATGCAGAAAGTATATGCAGATCCTACATTAAAAGTTTCTGCTGCCGATAAATTCATTATGCCGGAAAGTATGATGAATGAGAATTATGAAGACTTCAACTCCAACGTACAACCTGGTGCTGAAGCAGAAAATTCAGGTAACGGTTCTGAATCTGACTATATGGATACCAGCAATAACGCTGGCTATGGCGATGATTATTCTACGCCAGGTGCTCCTGAAAAAGCGGCTCCGAAGAAAGATGACAAAGAGAAGGAACCAAAGGATAGCAATAAGCCAGCACCTCCTAAGGCGGTGATGCCTAAAAAAGATCAATAAGTAAATCTTTATAAAAAGGAAGTCGGTCTCTACTCAGTAGAGACCGACTTTTTTTATTGTACAGGAGTTACCTTACCGGTGCTCATATCATAGACGGCACCCGTAATGATCAGGTCCTTGTTTTTCTCCATTTCTGCCAGTATCGGGCTGTTTTTTCGAATTTTTTCGATGGTTAACCGGATATTCTCCTCACAAACTTCATGGACGTAAGCGTCATTTTTGGAGGATTTATCGCCGGTATATGCAGTGATGCTGACTGCCGGGCGGATCTTAGCCAGGAGGGCCGTAATATTACCTAATTTAACATCATCTATGGCTGACTTGATGGCGCCACAATGTTCATGGCCCAGTACCATAATGACTTTCGCGCCGGAAACCTTGCAACCAAATTCCATGCTACCCAGTATATCATCATTGACAATATTCCCTGCTACTCTGGCCACAAAAATATCTCCGATGCCTCTGTGAAAAACATCCTCTACGGGCACCCTGGAATCCAGGCAGGAGAGGATGACAGCCTTTGGAAACTGGCTCATGGAGGCGGCCCGCACCCTGGCGGTATTATTGCGAACAGTCAGCTGGTCATCAACAAACTCTTCATTTCCTTTCATGAGCATATTCAATACATCACCGGGTGTCAGGGCGTTTTGCTGTTCCTGTGTAAGCACCGGGTTAACGAGTACATCAGCTGTATCGATGGATACGGTTCCTGCTTCTGGCGTATCAATATCCTCCACGGACGTCTCAGGGACATTGTTGCAGGCTGCAAATATGGCTAAACAGCTGATGCACAAGACAAGTATTTGCTTTTTCATGTCCTGTTTTTTGACAAGAAAAACATGAGACCACCGTGATTGTTTACAGTTGCGAGCGGTTAACCTGATTATTTAATAAGTAAGATGCTATATTTTTGTGGGCTGTTTTCGTAAAAAAGTAACCTTTTATTCAAACCTATATCATGAAAAAAATAGTAACCCTCGTAGTATGCTTTTTACTACCATTGCTAAAAGTTGCTGCGCAGGATGTGAATACATTCTACTCTACCATATTATTTCCAGGGAATTATATAACAGGGGATTATGTAGAATTTGTGCAGGTAACTCCGAATGATGCAAGTGCTGCTGGATATTATGAAGTTTCTATTTCATATACCAGAGGCAATATTGCCGCTTCTGCAACACACATTGTAAGTGCGTCCCATGCAAACGGTAATGTTTGGCGAGAAGCAGGCAGAGTAAACAGTAACCCATATTTGGGAAGTCAGATGAGCTTTACTGTAGATGCAAATACAACTTACAATAATACCCGGTTTAGAATCCGGGCAATTGCAACATACGGTCTGGCGACTGATATCAATGTGCATGTAAAAATCAGGGCTATCGGCTGGAATAACGGATTTGCAGATTTGAATGTTCGGGGTAATACCACTGCTCCTGTGGGCCTCTTGCCAATGACTGCTGAATGGAATTTGTGGGTGGGAGATGTGTACAAGACCGGAACAGCTAATATTGCATTGAAGGCAGATATAAATGGGAATATCGGTATCGGCACTTTATCCCCTCAGTCTAAATTAGCGGTAGCCGGAACCATTACAGCACAGAAAGTAAAAGTAACTGCTACCAGCTGGCCAGATTATGTATTCAAAAAAGATTATGCTTTACCATCATTGAAGACTGTCGAGGAATATGTTGCTACTTACAATCACTTACCTGGTATCCCAGCTGCTACAGTTGTAGAAAAGGAAGGACAGGATTTAGGAGATATGAATAAGCTGTTATTGCAAAAGGTGGAAGAATTGACATTGTATTTAATAAATGAACACAAGAAGAATGAGGATTTGGAATTGCAGTTGCAACAAATACAGCGACAATTACAGACGCTCAAAGATGAAATCCATCGTAAGTAGTAATTGACGGTCATCTAAATTATACTAAAAGAGCAGCCTTGATGGCTGCTCTTATTATTTGAATCATTCTACATTCGTAATCATCCCCTTCGGATAGGTCACCGAATATTTCAGTACCCGTTTCTGTTCTCCTGCTGCCGGTATTTTCAGGTTCCAGCTGAGTATTTTTGTATCCTCGTCCAGGGAGGCATCGCCGTATTCTACTTTGGATACATCCGTTTCTGCGGCCACCTTAATAGGTAGCTGGTCCTGGACGATGATATTGATAGGTGTTTGTTTGTTGTTGCGCACGGCTATTTCCCAGGATTTAGCTAATGTAGTGCGGCCACCGATGAAGCTTTTGCGGCTTTCATCTTTTTGTAATGTTCTGCTGATCAGCACTTGTTTGTCTTTACCGAGGGAAAGCTGCAGCGTATCATTGCCGCTTTTCATTTCCAGTAAAGTTTTACCGAGGTAGGTGCCTTCATAGTAAATGCTGGCTTCGCCATCCAGGAGGTTGAAGGATTCCCAGTCGGTGATATTGGCCATGAGGAAGGCAGCCTTATCAAGTTTAGGAACGGCATAGTATTGATAGCCTGCATCTACTTCCAGTTCTTTAATGCCAACAGTATAAGGCTTTCCATCCGGTGGAATGCTGTATGGTACGGGGATATCGAACATGACAGTTGTTGGCGTATAGGCTTCGGGGATATCCATTGGTGCCAGGAAGCTTTTTACTGCTTTTTTGGTTTTACTGTTTGCTGATAGCCCTGCCACACGGCCTTGCAGAGCGCTGGAAAGATCGTTGGTGTCGCCATATCCGGTAACAACCACTTCACTAAGTGAAGTGTTGGAGGGCCTCATCGCTACGGACATATAGTTATAGGGGATTGCTTCTTCGTTTTGAAAGCCGATATAGGAGAACTGGAATATAATATTATCGCCGGAAGGCTTTTGCAGATGGAATTTGCCATTGGCATCTGTATTGGTGCCGATAGAGCTGTTCTTAATTTTAACCACTACGCCAGGCAGCGGGTTGCCGCTTTCGTCTACAACAGTTCCGTTGATGTCGTTGGAAACCTGTGCCTTATAAAGGCCGGCCATGGCCTTGTCCCGCTCGGCGGTGCTGTAGTATTGGCGCAGGTACCAGGGTGTCAGTATAGGTTTGCTATTACTTTCATCGGGTACGCCGGTGCTCAGGGAGAGCTTTACATTTTTCCAGTCTTCCCCGCACTGCTGGTATACATTGGCTTTGTAAACCAGTGACAGCGGGTGGTTGATGTCTTTCACACGAATATCGTAAGAGGGAATCCAGCCTGCGTTTTTAACAAGATAACTAACATTGATTTTGCCGTTAACTGGTTCTTTTGCCTGTAGGTCAAGAATAATATCACTGGTAGGGGCGGAGGAGAGGTTATTCAAGGCAGCCAGCTGGGCTTCTATCTTTCTTTTATCATTTTCTTTTGCAGAGATGATTTTGTTGATTTCCTGTGTTTTGTTCAGATTTTCGGATAGTCGTGCCCGTTGGAAATCGAGGGAAGCCTGTAAGTCAGTGGCTTTGAGGCCATTGTTACCGCCTATATTCTGATTTTTAAGCAGCATATTACGTTCTTCCGTATATACCTGTGCGTTATTTCTTTCTTTTTCTATCTGGTCTTTGACTTTGTCGAGTTGTTCATATAAGGCAGAAATTTCTTCTCTTTTTGTTTGCTGGTGCATGATGTTAGGTTGCCTGGAAACTGCCAGCAGCGTGAAATTGCCGCTGCCATTTACCTGAATGCTCTTCTCTTCCAGGTCGGGGGAAACATCTGTAATAATCACCTGGCTGGTACCGGCGGGCAGGGAAATACTTCCACTGCGGTCTACCTGCGCTCCTTTGAGAAATACGGTTACTTTGGAGATGCTGGTTGATATTGTCTGTTTCTTTGTCTGGGCGATGGTTGTTTGCACTACCAGCGCCAGCGGAAGTAACAATAAATGCTTCATAGTGCGAATTTTCCAACATGATGCATGGAAATCAGGCATTCCATAAATGGGAATAACTTTTTTCACCGTTTATAGAAAAAAACTTCCGGTGGAGTAGAACAGCCTTGTTTCTCCATCGATTTTGTTAGCTTAGCACAAAATCAAACCACAAACCACACCATTAAAAACTGACAGATGAAGAAAACCATCTATTCCCTGCTGCTGGCGGGGTGTATGCCATTGGCTGTCTTTGCACAGGACAGCACCCAGTTTATCAAAGCGTCCTGGAAGGACTTGCTGGTAAAGGCTAAAAAAGAACACAAACCTATTTTCGTAGACACTTACTTTGAAGGATGTCATGCCTGTAAAGACATGGAAATGCGTGTATTTCCTGTAAAGGAAGTAAAGGAATACATGCAGGAGAACTTTATCAACACAGGATTTGATGTATTCAAGGAAGACTTTGGATTTGATCTCTGTGCAAGATATATGCTGCACGGTTTTCCAACCTATTTAATCATCTCCCCGGAGGGGAAACTGGTAGATATGGACCTGGGCTATAGCGACTATGACAAATTCCTCGCATTCCTGAAACAGGCATCTTCCCGTTACAAAAATGGTCAGTTCCACGATGGCTTTGCCACTAACGTGAAGAAAGACGGGCCGGACTGGTACCAGGCGATGTTCAGCAAAAACCGGATCGTACCGAAAGACTCTGTATTACTGCCTTTCCTGGCAGCGCAAAAGAATAAAATGTCTGAAATGGCAGGGAAGGCAATGGCTATTGCCCGCAACCTGCCTGCCGATTACCGGGCTTATTACCTGGCCAACCGCAAGCAATACCAGGATAAATTCGGTAAAGACATTAACTCAGCTATTTTGTCCAATATCATAAATGCCGACCTGAAAGAACTGCCTAAAAGTTTCGATCAGGCAGCCTTTGATGCATTCATCAAAAAGCATGAAGCAGAATATGCCGGTGCCGACTGGCAGGCAATTAAAATGCAGTTTGCATCTGGTTATTTCATGAGAAACAAACTGTATAATGAATACCTGGATTATGTTATTGCCAATAATAACATGAATGACAATGATGTACGGGTATTCGCATTTAATGCAGGCC
This window of the Chitinophaga sp. Cy-1792 genome carries:
- a CDS encoding penicillin-binding protein 1A, coding for MKKSVKILWTAALGVLAVFILLVLLVNFRVIGSMPSMEELENPRAALASEVIADDGTILGKYYQVDRSSSDYNEISPNVINALIATEESRFYENSGIDPIGTLAIPFYMAIGKKRGSSTITQQLALNLQADALGKKRASNPISRAFQKLQEWIIAVKLERNFTKKEILTLYLNTVSFGDNVYGIENGARTFFSKDAGHLSVEEAAVLVGMLKGNTLYNPRRNPSIARDRRNQVIQNMIDNKFITEAEGAVAKSKPIVLHYNKIDHNKGLAPYFREVLRDELKTWAANHTKSDGTNYNIYRDGLKIYTTINPRMQLYAEEAVRHHLMTLQKSLFAQNNIKTGSVWKNWQKELWGFVQESDRYQQMKEDEASDSTIMQAFNTPVKMKVFAWNSYTNPDLNDVDTVMTPMDSIKYMRAILQSGFMAMDPESGEVKAWVGGPDFRYFKNDHVSKMRRQVGSTFKPFLYCFAIMNGFTPYTMLPNEPISIDGWTPHNSEGSTGGSITMAGALAKSLNLVAAYLIKQLGPKAFADFVKNKVGFTPKIDPYPSIALGAVDLSLYEMLRAYTMFPGRGINTKPIYITRIEDRYGNILETFAPEKREVIGEHDSYTMVKMMEGVTGPGGTANRLRFRYGIQGEVAGKTGTTNDNTDGWFIGYTPKILAGAWVGCENNYIHFSTTAMGQGANTGLPIWAYFMQKVYADPTLKVSAADKFIMPESMMNENYEDFNSNVQPGAEAENSGNGSESDYMDTSNNAGYGDDYSTPGAPEKAAPKKDDKEKEPKDSNKPAPPKAVMPKKDQ
- a CDS encoding carbonic anhydrase family protein, producing MKKQILVLCISCLAIFAACNNVPETSVEDIDTPEAGTVSIDTADVLVNPVLTQEQQNALTPGDVLNMLMKGNEEFVDDQLTVRNNTARVRAASMSQFPKAVILSCLDSRVPVEDVFHRGIGDIFVARVAGNIVNDDILGSMEFGCKVSGAKVIMVLGHEHCGAIKSAIDDVKLGNITALLAKIRPAVSITAYTGDKSSKNDAYVHEVCEENIRLTIEKIRKNSPILAEMEKNKDLIITGAVYDMSTGKVTPVQ
- a CDS encoding tail fiber protein, producing the protein MKKIVTLVVCFLLPLLKVAAQDVNTFYSTILFPGNYITGDYVEFVQVTPNDASAAGYYEVSISYTRGNIAASATHIVSASHANGNVWREAGRVNSNPYLGSQMSFTVDANTTYNNTRFRIRAIATYGLATDINVHVKIRAIGWNNGFADLNVRGNTTAPVGLLPMTAEWNLWVGDVYKTGTANIALKADINGNIGIGTLSPQSKLAVAGTITAQKVKVTATSWPDYVFKKDYALPSLKTVEEYVATYNHLPGIPAATVVEKEGQDLGDMNKLLLQKVEELTLYLINEHKKNEDLELQLQQIQRQLQTLKDEIHRK
- a CDS encoding DUF4139 domain-containing protein is translated as MKHLLLLPLALVVQTTIAQTKKQTISTSISKVTVFLKGAQVDRSGSISLPAGTSQVIITDVSPDLEEKSIQVNGSGNFTLLAVSRQPNIMHQQTKREEISALYEQLDKVKDQIEKERNNAQVYTEERNMLLKNQNIGGNNGLKATDLQASLDFQRARLSENLNKTQEINKIISAKENDKRKIEAQLAALNNLSSAPTSDIILDLQAKEPVNGKINVSYLVKNAGWIPSYDIRVKDINHPLSLVYKANVYQQCGEDWKNVKLSLSTGVPDESNSKPILTPWYLRQYYSTAERDKAMAGLYKAQVSNDINGTVVDESGNPLPGVVVKIKNSSIGTNTDANGKFHLQKPSGDNIIFQFSYIGFQNEEAIPYNYMSVAMRPSNTSLSEVVVTGYGDTNDLSSALQGRVAGLSANSKTKKAVKSFLAPMDIPEAYTPTTVMFDIPVPYSIPPDGKPYTVGIKELEVDAGYQYYAVPKLDKAAFLMANITDWESFNLLDGEASIYYEGTYLGKTLLEMKSGNDTLQLSLGKDKQVLISRTLQKDESRKSFIGGRTTLAKSWEIAVRNNKQTPINIIVQDQLPIKVAAETDVSKVEYGDASLDEDTKILSWNLKIPAAGEQKRVLKYSVTYPKGMITNVE
- a CDS encoding thioredoxin fold domain-containing protein; translated protein: MKKTIYSLLLAGCMPLAVFAQDSTQFIKASWKDLLVKAKKEHKPIFVDTYFEGCHACKDMEMRVFPVKEVKEYMQENFINTGFDVFKEDFGFDLCARYMLHGFPTYLIISPEGKLVDMDLGYSDYDKFLAFLKQASSRYKNGQFHDGFATNVKKDGPDWYQAMFSKNRIVPKDSVLLPFLAAQKNKMSEMAGKAMAIARNLPADYRAYYLANRKQYQDKFGKDINSAILSNIINADLKELPKSFDQAAFDAFIKKHEAEYAGADWQAIKMQFASGYFMRNKLYNEYLDYVIANNNMNDNDVRVFAFNAGQELYKNPELAAKYTKWGMKAMNQHCSMEVLTGMSRFAEKADHKAEAKQYMNWAAEKAEAMGMTDAATSYRSAAEKM